One Setaria viridis chromosome 5, Setaria_viridis_v4.0, whole genome shotgun sequence genomic region harbors:
- the LOC117854783 gene encoding uncharacterized protein has product MTGTAGGDGCGEQYSRMIRELCALLLTIVSPSPAALGRPAPGMSPAAAAAMLLGASMALMLCGSVTFAIGLLLMPWVAGLALLFGFAGAVSTLSSGFFGKDAALPCKDETRGRICSPIGSDMLVA; this is encoded by the coding sequence ATGACGggcaccgccggcggcgacggctgcgGCGAGCAGTACTCGCGGATGATCCGGGAGCTCTGCGCGCTGCTCCTCACGATCGTctccccctcgccggcggcgctggggcggccggcgcccgggatgtcgccggccgcggcggcggccatgctcCTCGGCGCGTCGATGGCGCTCATGCTCTGCGGTTCCGTCACGTTCGCCATCGGCCTCCTCCTCATGCCATGGGTCGCCGGCCTCGCCCTGCTCTTCGgcttcgccggcgccgtctcCACCCTCTCCTCCGGATTCTTCGGTAAGGACGCCGCGCTCCCATGCAAGGACGAGACGCGGGGGCGGATCTGCTCCCCGATCGGCTCCGACATGCTCGTAGCGtag